Proteins from a single region of Gasterosteus aculeatus chromosome 20, fGasAcu3.hap1.1, whole genome shotgun sequence:
- the ddr1 gene encoding epithelial discoidin domain-containing receptor 1 isoform X10, whose product MALPTLRLFPVTMVTVLVALVSSSGDHEWHFKPAQCRYALGMEDGTIPDSDITASSAWSDSTEAKHGRLSTGEGDGAWCPAKAVFPSGSEYLQVDLHKLHFLALVGTQGRHADGHGQEFARSYRLHYSRDGVKWLTWKDRCGTETVSGNENTYDVVLKDLGPPIVARMVRFYPLADRVMSVCLRVELYGCLWNDGLTAYTAPVGHVMHLSGIPIYLNDSTYDGSTEQGMQFGGLGQLCDGVLGGDDFIQTKELRVWPGYDYLGWSREALGQGSVDIEFHFEKPRVFHNMQVHSNNRHTQGVRVFSKVECLFKPGILQPWSPELTLPVPLEDLKDPSSRPISLPLGGRPAQILRCKFYFADRWLLISEISFLSEPFQEDATGKDFFPTKIPTTISTHPPVNPTSSSPTPSHGSSNTTAGPYEPPTTTSSFLMDTTGNWTLSDAEFGASTPRAGLPVVKDDRSNTAILIGCLVGIILLLLAVIAVILWRQYWKKILGKAQGSLSSDELRVHLSVPSDNVVINNTHSYSSRYQRIHTFPDDRDHDREGDGEYQEPSALLRPRDPRDSTACCLDMEKGFPPTQEEPPPYPGSPPYPSLSPPVSPPLPPSVPHYAEADIVSLQGVSGNNTYAVPALASSSPGADGAALPELPRQFLVFKEKLGEGQFGEVHLCEIENPQDLSNLEFPFNVRKGRPLLVAVKILRPDASKNARNDFLKEVKILSRLKDPNIIRLLGVCVSSDPLCMVTEYMECGDLNQYLSHRVLLDKTGPSHNTPTISYPALISMASQIASGMMFLSSLNFVHRDLATRNCLVGGEKGDSGEDEGGERHIKIADFGMSRNLYAGDYYRIQGRAVLPIRWMAWECILMGKFTTASDVWAFGVTLWEMLSVCQEQPYSNLTDEQVIDNAGEFFRDQGRQVYLNKPAVCPQGLYELMLSCWNRDCKLRPSFADIHSFLTDDAMNMV is encoded by the exons ATGGCCTTGCCGACCCTGCGGCTGTTTCCCGTCACCATGGTCACAGTCCTGGTAGCGCTGGTGTCTTCTTCGGGGGACCACGAGTGGCACTTCAAACCAG CTCAGTGTCGTTACGCCCTCGGGATGGAGGATGGCACCATCCCAGACTCTGACATCACTGCCTCCAGCGCCTGGTCCGACTCTACTGAGGCCAAACATGGAAG ATTGAGCACTGGAGAGGGGGACGGAGCATGGTGTCCTGCAAAGGCCGTTTTCCCCAGTGGGTCAGAATACCTTCAG GTGGACCTGCACAAACTCCACTTCCTGGCCCTGGTTGGTACCCAGGGTCGTCACGCCGACGGGCACGGGCAGGAGTTTGCTCGCAGTTATCGGCTCCACTATTCCCGAGACGGGGTGAAATGGCTCACTTGGAAGGACCGCTGTGGCACGGAA ACGGTGTCGGGGAATGAGAACACGTATGATGTTGTGCTGAAAGATCTGGGCCCTCCCATAGTGGCCCGCATGGTGCGCTTTTACCCTCTGGCTGACCGCGTTATGAGCGTTTGCCTTCGGGTAGAGCTCTACGGTTGTCTTTGGAACG ATGGGTTGACGGCGTACACCGCTCCAGTGGGTCACGTCATGCATCTATCTGGCATACCCATCTACCTAAATGACTCCACCTACGATGGGAGCACCGAGCAAGG GATGCAGTTCGGAGGCCTGGGTCAACTGTGTGACGGCGTCCTGGGAGGAGATGACTTCATACAAACTAAAGAGCTGAGGGTGTGGCCTGGCTATGACTACCTGGGCTGGAGCAGGGAAGCCCTTGGGCAAGGCAGCGTGGATATTGAGTTTCACTTTGAGAAGCCGCGTGTCTTCCACAACATGCAG GTTCACAGTAACAACCGCCACACTCAGGGCGTGCGGGTCTTTAGCAAGGTAGAGTGTCTTTTCAAGCCCGGCATCCTCCAGCCCTGGTCCCCCGAGCTCACCCTGCCTGTGCCCCTCGAGGATCTGAAAGACCCCTCATCCAGACCCATCTCCCTCCCGCTGGGTGGCCGGCCGGCTCAGATCCTCCGCTGCAAATTCTACTTTGCTGACCGCTGGCTCCTGATCAGCGAGATATCCTTCCTCTCTG AGCCCTTTCAGGAGGATGCTACGGGGAAGGATTTCTTTCCCACAAAGATTCCCACCACCATCTCCACTCATCCTCCCGTCAAccccacttcctcctctcccacgCCGAGCCACGGCTCCTCCAACACCACTGCCGGCCCATATG aaccccccaccaccacctcctccttcctgaTGGACACCACTGGTAACTGGACGCTGTCAG ATGCCGAATTTGGTGCCAGCACTCCAAGGGCGGGCCTTCCCGTAGTCAAAGATGACCGCAGTAATACAGCTATTCTGATTGGCTGCCTGGTGGGCATCATCCTTCTACTGCTGGCTGTCATAGCGGTCATTCTGTGGAGGCAGTACTGGAAAAAGATACTTGGCAAG GCCCAGGGAAGCCTATCCAGTGATGAGCTGCGGGTTCACCTGTCGGTCCCCTCGGACAACGTGGtcatcaacaacacacacagctactCCAGCCGCTACCAGCGCATCCACACGTTCCCCGACGACCGCGACCACGAccgagagggagatggagagtaTCAGGAGCCCAGCGCGCTGCTCCGGCCGAGGGATCCCAGAGACAGCACAG CCTGTTGTTTGGACATGGAGAAAGGTTTCCCCCCGACTCAGGAGGAGCCTCCTCCCTATCCCGGCTCCCCTCCGTACCCCTCCCTGTCGCCCCCCGTTTCTCCCCCACTGCCTCCCAGCGTGCCTCACTACGCTGAGGCCGACATCGTGAGCCTGCAGGGTGTCAGCGGCAACAACACCTACGCCGTTCCTGCCTTGGCCTCCTCCAGCCCTGGGGCCGACGGCGCCGCGCTCCCGGAGCTGCCGCGGCAATTTCTCGTCTTCAAAGAGAAGCTGGGCGAGGGGCAGTTTGGAGAA GTTCACCTGTGTGAAATCGAGAACCCTCAGGACCTTTCCAACCTGGAGTTTCCCTTTAACGTGAGGAAAGGTCGCCCTCTTCTGGTCGCAGTGAAGATCCTGCGCCCGGACGCCTCTAAGAATGCCAG GAACGACTTCCTGAAAGAGGTGAAGATCCTGTCTCGCCTGAAGGACCCGAACATCATCCGTCtgctgggagtgtgtgtgagcagtgaTCCTCTCTGTATGGTCACCGAGTACATGGAATGTGGAGACCTGAACCAGTACCTGTCCCACCGAGTGCTTCTGGACAAGACGGGACCTTCTCATAACACCCCGACCATCAG TTACCCGGCCCTCATCTCCATGGCCAGCCAGATCGCGTCAGGAATGATGTTCCTCTCCTCGCTCAACTTTGTGCACCGGGATCTGGCCACACGGAACTGCCTGGTCGGGGGCGAGAAGGGAGATAGCGGAGAGGACGAGGGCGGCGAGCGTCACATCAAGATAGCGGACTTTGGCATGAGCAGGAACTTGTACGCAGGAGACTACTACAGGATCCAGGGCCGAGCTGTGCTGCCAATCCGCTGGATGGCCTGGGAGTGTATACTCATG GGTAAGTTCACCACGGCCAGCGACGTGTGGGCGTTCGGGGTCACTCTGTGGGAGATGCTGAGCGTTTGTCAGGAGCAGCCGTACTCCAACCTCACAGATGAACAAGTCATTGACAACGCTGGGGAGTTCTTCAGAGACCAGGGCAGACAG GTGTATCTGAACAAGCCGGCTGTGTGTCCTCAAGGTCTCTACGAGCTCATGTTGAGCTGCTGGAACAGAGACTGCAAGCTCCGCCCGTCCTTTGCAGACATCCACTCCTTTCTTACCGACGATGCCATGAACATGGTgtag